A single region of the Aeromicrobium chenweiae genome encodes:
- a CDS encoding alpha/beta hydrolase, whose translation MTSALLPGAEPYAADGGRTGVLLSHGFTGSPASMTPWAQHLAGRGHTVRVPRLPGHGTTWQDMNTTRWQDWYSEVDTALTELQRTCDRVVVAGLSMGGCLALRLAEQRPDDVAALVLVNPAVSVKRFDVKLVPALQLVIPSMPGIGNDIKKPGQDEVGYDRTPLKALASQLKMWRDVRSGLDRVTAPLLFFRSEDDHVVDETSQTIILDGVSSPVKKLVTLRDSFHVATLDHDAPLIFDRSAAFIDEHVGAGRG comes from the coding sequence ATGACGTCCGCCCTCCTGCCCGGAGCCGAGCCGTACGCCGCCGACGGTGGCCGCACCGGCGTGCTCCTCAGCCACGGATTCACCGGGTCCCCTGCCTCCATGACGCCGTGGGCGCAGCACCTCGCCGGCCGCGGTCACACGGTCCGCGTCCCCCGGCTGCCCGGTCACGGCACGACGTGGCAGGACATGAACACCACGCGCTGGCAGGACTGGTACTCCGAGGTGGACACCGCCCTCACCGAGCTGCAGCGCACGTGCGACCGCGTGGTCGTGGCCGGGTTGTCGATGGGCGGATGCCTCGCGCTGCGCCTCGCCGAGCAGCGGCCCGACGACGTCGCGGCGCTCGTGCTGGTCAATCCGGCCGTCAGCGTCAAGCGCTTCGACGTCAAGCTCGTCCCGGCCCTGCAGCTGGTGATCCCCTCCATGCCGGGTATCGGCAACGACATCAAGAAGCCCGGCCAGGACGAGGTGGGCTACGACCGGACGCCGCTCAAGGCCCTCGCGTCCCAGCTGAAGATGTGGCGGGACGTGCGCTCCGGCCTCGACCGGGTCACCGCTCCCCTGCTGTTCTTCCGGTCCGAGGACGACCACGTCGTCGACGAGACGTCGCAGACGATCATCCTCGACGGGGTGTCGTCGCCGGTGAAAAAGCTCGTCACGCTGCGCGACAGCTTCCACGTCGCGACGCTCGACCACGACGCGCCCCTGATCTTCGACCGCAGCGCGGCGTTCATCGACGAGCACGTGGGAGCCGGTCGTGGCTGA
- a CDS encoding lysophospholipid acyltransferase family protein: MFYWFLKFLALGPLLKLIFRPWAEGTDNVPKDGPAILASNHLSYSDWLFMPLVIPRRVTFVAKAEYFEGSGVKGWLQKTFFSGAGQVPIDRTSGSAAAGAIKTQLRLLADGEVCGIYPEGTRSHDGKLYRGRTGVARLALEAGVPVIPLAVIGTNVVAPPGKIFGRFVRPGVRFGKPLDFSRYEGMQDDRYILRAITDEIMYEIMRLSGQEYVDLYAQDAKKRDQAREKDAAAAAAVAEADEVWEQIRPE, from the coding sequence GTGTTCTATTGGTTCCTGAAGTTCCTCGCGCTGGGTCCGTTGCTCAAGCTGATCTTCAGACCATGGGCCGAGGGCACGGACAACGTGCCGAAGGATGGTCCCGCGATCCTCGCGAGCAACCACCTGTCGTACAGCGACTGGCTGTTCATGCCGCTGGTCATCCCGCGCCGGGTCACGTTCGTCGCCAAGGCGGAGTACTTCGAGGGCTCCGGCGTCAAGGGCTGGCTGCAGAAGACGTTCTTCTCCGGTGCCGGCCAGGTGCCGATCGACCGGACGAGCGGCTCGGCCGCCGCCGGTGCGATCAAGACCCAGCTGCGGCTGCTCGCGGACGGCGAGGTGTGCGGCATCTACCCCGAGGGCACCCGCTCCCACGACGGCAAGCTCTACCGGGGCCGCACCGGCGTCGCGCGGCTCGCGCTGGAGGCCGGCGTCCCGGTCATCCCGCTGGCCGTCATCGGCACCAACGTCGTGGCCCCGCCGGGCAAGATCTTCGGCCGGTTCGTCCGTCCCGGCGTCCGCTTCGGCAAGCCGCTCGACTTCAGCCGCTACGAGGGCATGCAGGACGACCGCTACATCCTGCGCGCGATCACCGACGAGATCATGTACGAGATCATGCGCCTGTCCGGCCAGGAGTACGTCGACCTGTACGCCCAGGACGCCAAGAAGCGCGACCAGGCCCGGGAGAAGGACGCCGCCGCGGCGGCCGCCGTCGCCGAGGCCGACGAGGTCTGGGAGCAGATCCGGCCCGAGTGA
- a CDS encoding 6-phosphofructokinase, with translation MKVGMLTGGGDCPGLNAVIRGAVRKGVSTYGHEFVGFRDGWRGPLENDTIPLDVDAVRGILPRGGTILGSSRTNPFAIDNGVERIQDNLAANGCDALIAIGGEDTLGVATRLADLGVNVVGVPKTIDNDLSGTDFTFGFDTAVNIATEAIDRLHTTAESHHRVLVVEVMGRHAGWIALHSGLAGGANIILIPERPFDIEKVCAQVESRFATHYAPIIVVSEGAVPAEGGDMSLTSGQKDAFGHVRLGGIGDRLASEIEHRTGKEARAVVLGHVQRGGVPTAFDRWLATRFGLHAITAVHDGDYGTMMSLRGTEIVRVPLSEGTDQLKTVRPELYEEAEVLFG, from the coding sequence ATGAAGGTCGGCATGCTCACCGGGGGAGGCGACTGCCCCGGACTGAACGCAGTCATCCGCGGGGCGGTGCGCAAGGGCGTCTCGACGTACGGCCACGAGTTCGTCGGTTTCCGTGACGGGTGGCGCGGACCTCTGGAGAACGACACGATCCCGCTCGACGTGGACGCCGTGCGCGGGATCCTGCCCCGAGGCGGCACGATCCTCGGCTCGTCGCGCACCAACCCGTTCGCGATCGACAACGGGGTCGAGCGGATCCAGGACAATCTCGCGGCAAACGGCTGCGACGCCCTGATCGCGATCGGCGGCGAGGACACCCTCGGTGTCGCGACCCGACTGGCCGACCTCGGAGTCAACGTCGTCGGCGTGCCCAAGACGATCGACAACGACCTGTCCGGCACCGACTTCACGTTCGGCTTCGACACGGCGGTGAACATCGCCACCGAGGCCATCGACCGGCTCCACACGACGGCCGAGTCGCACCACCGCGTGCTCGTGGTCGAGGTCATGGGACGGCACGCGGGATGGATCGCGCTCCACAGCGGGCTGGCCGGCGGGGCCAACATCATCCTCATCCCCGAGCGGCCGTTCGACATCGAGAAGGTGTGCGCGCAGGTCGAGAGCCGGTTCGCGACGCACTACGCGCCGATCATCGTGGTGTCCGAGGGAGCGGTCCCCGCCGAGGGCGGCGACATGTCGCTGACCAGTGGGCAAAAGGACGCGTTCGGGCACGTGCGTCTCGGCGGCATCGGCGACCGGCTCGCCTCCGAGATCGAGCACCGCACGGGCAAGGAGGCCCGGGCCGTGGTGCTCGGGCACGTCCAGCGCGGCGGGGTGCCGACCGCGTTCGACCGGTGGCTCGCGACCCGGTTCGGCCTGCACGCGATCACCGCGGTCCACGACGGCGACTACGGGACGATGATGTCGCTGCGCGGCACCGAGATCGTGCGGGTGCCCCTGTCGGAGGGCACCGACCAGCTCAAGACCGTCCGACCCGAGCTCTACGAAGAGGCGGAGGTCCTCTTCGGATGA
- a CDS encoding DUF427 domain-containing protein, with amino-acid sequence MIASRPVENVWDYPRPPSIEPSDENIIVELGGMRIAWTSTTFRICETSHPPTYYLPMDAFAAGVLRPVRGATWCEWKGAASYFDVVTPERTVAAGAWTYRTPSPGYADIVGHVGIYPGPMDRCLVDGEVVHAQEGDLYGGWITSRVSGPFKGGPGTFGW; translated from the coding sequence ATGATCGCTTCACGTCCCGTGGAGAACGTCTGGGACTATCCACGACCGCCCTCGATCGAGCCGAGCGACGAGAACATCATCGTGGAGCTCGGCGGGATGCGGATCGCCTGGACGTCGACCACGTTCCGGATCTGCGAGACCAGCCATCCGCCCACGTACTACCTGCCGATGGACGCCTTCGCCGCCGGCGTGCTGCGGCCGGTCAGGGGGGCGACGTGGTGCGAGTGGAAGGGGGCCGCCTCGTACTTCGACGTGGTGACACCCGAGCGGACGGTCGCCGCCGGTGCCTGGACGTACCGGACACCCAGCCCGGGGTACGCCGACATCGTCGGCCACGTCGGCATCTACCCGGGTCCGATGGATCGCTGCCTCGTCGACGGCGAGGTCGTCCACGCGCAGGAGGGTGACCTGTACGGCGGCTGGATCACCTCCCGGGTGAGCGGGCCGTTCAAGGGGGGACCGGGGACGTTCGGCTGGTAA
- a CDS encoding class II 3-deoxy-7-phosphoheptulonate synthase, whose protein sequence is MGAVQQPTYVDQSARDAAVQTLRKMPPLVFAGECDALRGRLADVAQGKAFLLQGGDCAETFEGVTAENVRNKLRVLLSMAVVLTYAASVPVVKVGRLAGQYAKPRSSDTETRDGVTLPAYRGDAVNGFDFTPEARAHDPHRLVDVYNASAATLNLARAFTTGGYADLRQMHAWNTDFVKNSPVGERYERIGADIDRALAFMDAIGVDPDEFHTVDFFSSHEALILEYEHALTRIDSRTQLPYDVSSHFVWIGERTRQLDGAHVELLSRIANPIGVKLGPTSTADDAIALYEKLNPERTPGKVTFITRFGAGKIREGLPNLVEKVTAAGIEVAWVCDPMHGNTFETSNGYKTREFDDVIDEVRGFFEVHRSLGTWPGGVHVELTGDDVTECVGGGAKLSAEDLTHRYETLCDPRLNRAQSLELAFLVAEMLSGH, encoded by the coding sequence ATGGGTGCTGTCCAGCAGCCGACGTATGTCGATCAGTCCGCCCGCGACGCCGCGGTGCAGACCCTGCGGAAGATGCCTCCGCTGGTATTTGCCGGGGAGTGCGACGCGCTGCGCGGACGTCTCGCCGACGTCGCGCAGGGCAAGGCGTTCCTGCTCCAGGGCGGCGACTGCGCCGAGACCTTCGAGGGCGTCACCGCCGAGAATGTCCGCAACAAGCTGCGGGTCCTGCTGTCCATGGCGGTCGTGCTGACGTACGCCGCGAGCGTCCCGGTCGTGAAGGTCGGCCGCCTGGCCGGGCAGTACGCCAAGCCCCGCTCCAGCGACACCGAGACCCGCGACGGCGTGACGCTGCCGGCCTACCGCGGCGACGCGGTCAACGGCTTCGACTTCACGCCCGAGGCGCGCGCCCACGACCCGCACCGGCTCGTCGACGTCTACAACGCGTCCGCCGCGACGCTCAACCTCGCGCGCGCGTTCACGACCGGCGGCTACGCCGACCTGCGCCAGATGCACGCGTGGAACACCGACTTCGTCAAGAACAGCCCGGTGGGCGAGCGCTACGAGCGCATCGGCGCCGACATCGACCGCGCGCTGGCCTTCATGGACGCGATCGGCGTCGACCCCGACGAGTTCCACACCGTCGACTTCTTCTCCTCGCACGAGGCCCTCATCCTGGAGTACGAGCACGCCCTCACGCGCATCGACTCGCGCACCCAGCTGCCGTACGACGTCTCCAGCCACTTCGTGTGGATCGGCGAGCGCACCCGTCAGCTCGACGGTGCGCACGTGGAGCTGCTGAGCCGGATCGCCAACCCGATCGGCGTCAAGCTCGGCCCCACGTCCACGGCCGACGACGCGATCGCCCTGTACGAGAAGCTCAACCCCGAGCGGACGCCCGGCAAGGTCACCTTCATCACCCGTTTCGGCGCCGGCAAGATCCGCGAGGGACTGCCGAACCTGGTCGAGAAGGTCACCGCCGCGGGCATCGAGGTCGCGTGGGTGTGCGACCCGATGCACGGCAACACGTTCGAGACCAGCAACGGGTACAAGACGCGCGAGTTCGACGACGTGATCGACGAGGTCCGCGGCTTCTTCGAGGTCCACCGCTCGCTCGGCACCTGGCCCGGCGGCGTCCACGTCGAGCTCACGGGTGACGACGTCACCGAGTGCGTCGGCGGTGGGGCGAAGCTCTCCGCCGAGGACCTGACGCACCGCTACGAGACGCTCTGCGACCCGCGCCTGAACCGGGCCCAGTCGCTCGAGCTGGCCTTCCTCGTCGCGGAGATGCTCTCCGGGCACTGA
- the pknB gene encoding Stk1 family PASTA domain-containing Ser/Thr kinase has protein sequence MPVTGDEALVGRVLHDRYLIGERIARGGMASVFRAIDQRLDREVAIKVMHHGLGDDQQFTERFVREAKSAAKLNHRNVVSVFDQGTDGEVTYLVMEYVPGRTLRDLMRDEAPMAPYRALELLEQVLIALSAAHAARIIHRDVKPENVLITPDGDVKVADFGLARAVSAATTATGGTLIGTVSYLAPEIVTNDGADARSDVYACGAMLYEMLTGVKPHSGESPIQVAYKHVHEDIGAPSEVQRGIPRYVDALVARATVRDRDQRSTDARVMLQQLRSVQRALAAGLDDDPELVADLMPGGRTAHDPDARTVAVPRAAFGGIGASASASAPTEAVSAPEHTMQWSNGAAATPPRGPRDAARPLGLDPPMSREQYGQVTTKPHSRRGRTLLILAVVVALLAGLGTWYFTDLRYTDTPVLTGSAATTAAKNAEAEGFVFKVAERTYSEEVTSGVVISTDPGPGEKILPGSTIEAVVSKGPERYYIPKNNLKNATIKAATAALEEQNLVLGDQEPRFSETIKKGRIIGPQDNITSETPLRRGDRVDVFVSKGREPIAVTDYSGTPADEARTALEGAGFTVATTEAFDDDVKKGTVISQDPKGGTLFRKDTVSLTVSKGPELIKVPDVTGKKKSEARRIIREAGLEFFAPYIPGAGNFVVRRQSPGGGDEVRRGARILVFPL, from the coding sequence ATGCCAGTGACGGGCGACGAAGCCCTCGTCGGGCGTGTGCTCCACGACCGTTACCTCATCGGCGAGCGCATCGCGCGCGGTGGCATGGCGAGCGTGTTCCGGGCCATCGACCAGCGCCTCGACCGCGAGGTCGCGATCAAGGTCATGCACCACGGCCTGGGCGACGACCAGCAGTTCACCGAGCGCTTCGTGCGCGAGGCCAAGTCCGCGGCCAAGCTCAACCACCGCAACGTCGTCTCGGTGTTCGACCAGGGCACCGACGGCGAGGTCACCTACCTCGTCATGGAGTACGTCCCCGGTCGCACGTTGCGCGACCTGATGCGCGACGAGGCCCCGATGGCGCCCTACCGCGCACTCGAGCTGCTCGAGCAGGTCCTCATCGCCCTGTCGGCCGCCCACGCCGCGCGGATCATCCACCGCGACGTCAAGCCGGAGAACGTGCTCATCACCCCGGACGGCGACGTGAAGGTCGCCGACTTCGGCCTCGCCCGCGCCGTGAGCGCCGCGACCACCGCCACCGGCGGCACCCTCATCGGCACGGTGTCCTACCTCGCACCCGAGATCGTGACGAACGACGGCGCGGACGCCCGGTCCGACGTCTACGCGTGCGGCGCGATGCTCTACGAGATGCTCACGGGGGTCAAGCCGCACTCCGGGGAGTCGCCGATCCAGGTGGCGTACAAGCACGTCCACGAGGACATCGGTGCGCCGTCGGAGGTGCAGCGCGGCATCCCCCGCTACGTCGACGCGCTCGTCGCGCGGGCCACGGTCCGCGACCGCGACCAGCGGTCGACCGACGCACGGGTCATGCTGCAGCAGCTGCGCTCGGTCCAGCGTGCGCTCGCCGCCGGCCTCGACGACGACCCCGAGCTGGTCGCCGATCTCATGCCCGGCGGACGGACCGCCCACGACCCCGACGCCCGCACCGTCGCGGTCCCCCGCGCCGCGTTCGGGGGCATCGGCGCCTCCGCGTCGGCGTCCGCACCGACCGAGGCCGTGTCCGCACCCGAGCACACGATGCAGTGGAGCAACGGGGCCGCCGCGACGCCGCCGCGGGGCCCGCGGGACGCGGCCAGGCCGCTGGGCCTCGACCCGCCGATGTCACGCGAGCAGTACGGGCAGGTGACGACCAAGCCGCACTCGCGGCGGGGCCGCACCCTGCTGATCCTCGCGGTGGTCGTGGCCCTGCTCGCCGGTCTCGGCACGTGGTACTTCACCGATCTGCGCTACACCGACACGCCGGTGCTGACCGGCAGCGCCGCCACGACCGCGGCCAAGAACGCCGAGGCGGAGGGCTTCGTGTTCAAGGTCGCCGAGCGGACGTACTCCGAGGAGGTCACCTCCGGCGTCGTCATCAGCACGGACCCCGGCCCGGGCGAGAAGATCCTGCCGGGCAGCACGATCGAGGCGGTCGTGTCCAAGGGCCCCGAGCGCTACTACATCCCCAAGAACAACTTGAAGAACGCCACGATCAAGGCCGCGACCGCAGCCCTCGAGGAGCAGAACCTCGTGCTCGGCGACCAGGAGCCGCGGTTCAGCGAGACGATCAAGAAGGGGCGCATCATCGGCCCCCAGGACAACATCACCTCCGAGACGCCGCTGCGCAGGGGTGACCGGGTCGACGTGTTCGTCAGCAAGGGCCGCGAGCCCATCGCCGTCACCGACTACTCGGGCACGCCGGCGGACGAGGCGCGCACCGCGCTGGAGGGCGCCGGCTTCACGGTCGCCACGACCGAGGCCTTCGACGACGACGTCAAGAAGGGCACGGTCATCTCGCAGGACCCCAAGGGCGGCACCCTGTTCCGCAAGGACACGGTCAGCCTGACCGTCTCCAAGGGGCCCGAGCTGATCAAGGTGCCCGACGTGACGGGCAAGAAGAAGAGCGAGGCGCGGCGCATCATCCGCGAGGCCGGGCTGGAGTTCTTCGCCCCGTACATCCCCGGCGCCGGCAACTTCGTCGTCCGGCGCCAGAGCCCGGGCGGCGGCGACGAGGTCCGCCGCGGCGCCCGCATCCTCGTCTTCCCGCTCTGA
- a CDS encoding polyprenyl synthetase family protein codes for MTTRADDPEFRTRVDHSLARFVEAKAAALTVLGPDLDHLTLAALEFVRGGKRLRPQFCHAGWLVAGGSPLDEDFVTAAASLEWLQGSALVHDDLMDDSDTRRGRQSIHRQFEQLHRDEHRDGDAAGFGLSAAVLLGDLMLSWCDEMMTTAILASPSMAPRVGAARHFLDLCKTEVVAGQFLDVAGQTRERLSVAEAMAIVRFKSAKYTVERPMHIGAALAGASPDLIEGLSAVALPLGEAFQLRDDVLGVFGDPEVTGKPAGDDLREGKRTVLVARAYDLADETGRTVLRERLGTADGVEAVADLIRTSGALAAVEADITRLEQQADAAIDALGPQAQTVLGPLARSATRRAH; via the coding sequence GTGACGACACGTGCTGACGATCCCGAGTTCCGGACACGAGTCGATCACAGCCTGGCCCGGTTCGTGGAGGCCAAGGCGGCCGCCCTCACCGTCCTCGGACCCGACCTGGACCACCTGACGCTCGCGGCGCTCGAGTTCGTCCGCGGCGGCAAGCGTCTGCGTCCCCAGTTCTGCCACGCGGGCTGGCTCGTCGCCGGCGGCTCCCCCCTCGACGAGGACTTCGTCACCGCCGCGGCCTCCCTCGAGTGGCTGCAGGGCAGCGCGCTCGTGCACGACGACCTCATGGACGACTCCGACACGCGACGCGGCCGGCAGAGCATCCACCGGCAGTTCGAGCAGCTGCATCGCGACGAGCACCGGGACGGCGACGCGGCCGGGTTCGGGCTCTCGGCGGCCGTGCTGCTCGGCGACCTGATGCTGTCGTGGTGCGACGAGATGATGACCACGGCGATCCTCGCGTCCCCGTCGATGGCCCCCCGCGTCGGCGCCGCCCGCCACTTCCTCGACCTGTGCAAGACCGAGGTGGTCGCGGGCCAGTTCCTCGACGTGGCCGGCCAGACCCGGGAGCGGTTGTCCGTCGCGGAGGCCATGGCGATCGTGCGCTTCAAGTCGGCCAAGTACACCGTCGAGCGGCCCATGCACATCGGCGCGGCGCTGGCCGGGGCGTCCCCCGACCTGATCGAGGGGCTGAGCGCCGTCGCGCTCCCCCTCGGCGAGGCGTTCCAGCTCCGGGACGACGTGCTCGGCGTGTTCGGCGACCCGGAGGTGACCGGCAAGCCGGCCGGCGACGACCTGCGTGAGGGCAAGCGCACGGTCCTGGTCGCCCGCGCGTACGACCTCGCCGACGAGACCGGCCGCACCGTCCTGCGCGAGCGCCTCGGCACCGCGGACGGGGTCGAGGCCGTCGCGGACCTCATCCGCACGTCCGGTGCGCTGGCCGCGGTCGAGGCGGACATCACCCGCCTGGAGCAGCAGGCCGACGCGGCGATCGACGCCCTGGGGCCCCAGGCCCAGACGGTCCTTGGGCCGCTGGCCCGCAGCGCGACCCGGCGCGCCCACTGA
- the metF gene encoding methylenetetrahydrofolate reductase [NAD(P)H] has translation MRHEATSLVAALRAPSPTCSFEFFPPKDDEGEAVLWQTIADLEPLQPTFVSVTYGAGGTSQERTVRITGRIAGQTSMRPVGHLTLVGQTRGEIETVLKQYAAAGVDNVLALRGDPKGGPRAPWEPHPDGMTYAIDLVELAADLGGFEIGVAAFPEGHPDAESIEHDAEILVAKANAGAQYAITQLFFRAEDYFGLVERVRARGCDIPIVPGIMPILNFAQVARMAELSGAEMPREVLEQIEPIQEDKAAVRAKGIELATQLCRDLLAGGAPGLHFITLNRSKATREIFEALRADGLV, from the coding sequence ATGCGTCATGAAGCCACGTCCCTCGTCGCGGCCCTTCGCGCGCCCTCACCCACCTGCTCGTTCGAGTTCTTCCCGCCCAAGGACGACGAGGGCGAGGCAGTCCTCTGGCAGACCATCGCCGACCTGGAGCCGCTGCAGCCGACGTTCGTCTCGGTGACGTACGGGGCGGGCGGAACCAGCCAGGAGCGCACCGTGCGCATCACGGGCCGCATCGCCGGTCAGACCTCGATGCGGCCGGTCGGCCACCTGACGCTCGTGGGCCAGACCCGCGGGGAGATCGAGACGGTGCTCAAGCAGTACGCCGCTGCGGGTGTCGACAACGTCCTCGCCCTGCGCGGCGACCCCAAGGGCGGGCCCCGTGCCCCGTGGGAGCCGCACCCGGACGGCATGACGTACGCGATCGACCTCGTCGAGCTCGCCGCCGACCTCGGTGGCTTCGAGATCGGCGTGGCCGCGTTCCCCGAGGGTCACCCCGACGCCGAGAGCATCGAGCACGATGCCGAGATCCTGGTGGCCAAGGCCAATGCCGGCGCCCAGTACGCGATCACGCAGCTGTTCTTCCGGGCCGAGGACTACTTCGGGCTCGTCGAGCGGGTCAGGGCGCGGGGCTGCGACATCCCGATCGTGCCGGGCATCATGCCGATCCTCAACTTCGCGCAGGTGGCACGCATGGCCGAGCTGTCCGGCGCCGAGATGCCGCGGGAGGTGCTCGAGCAGATCGAGCCCATCCAGGAGGACAAGGCCGCCGTGCGGGCCAAGGGCATCGAGCTGGCCACGCAGCTGTGCCGTGACCTGCTGGCCGGCGGTGCGCCGGGCCTGCACTTCATCACGCTGAACCGCTCGAAGGCGACCCGCGAGATCTTCGAGGCGCTGCGCGCCGACGGGCTGGTCTGA
- a CDS encoding phytoene desaturase family protein, with amino-acid sequence MANVVVVGGGFAGLTAAARLAKLRHDVTLVEAGDRLGGRLHGHTVNGATWQLDLDTVTLPGVFRDLFRKSGRPLERVLELTKTDGRRHVFRDGTILDLPLGNRGDQHEAVTAALGTDEWSPWVDRFAEPWDVIRRSALDEVFPGRAAVDRAMRKALKPRRTIRALDKELADERLAKIVLDPVRLAGQDWRATPAFTAVVHYVERSFGRWRFEGGSPGLAGALEKRLAERRVTVELGESAHELVLAGGQVTGVVTDRRTLPADVVVWAAPTWPAPLPAPRALPVIPASRTLVTLSPDAPPLPDEVLVHTNPPIRLWSNGGGRWTLEHRSGEDPLRALVRAGIDLRPFVTDRIDLAPRDLVVLGHWGWAWNTWTTALDLPGVAPSGGVYFAGAHAHPGGTLEAIGMATAAIAADVGPAPR; translated from the coding sequence ATGGCGAACGTCGTGGTGGTCGGTGGCGGCTTCGCCGGTCTCACCGCTGCCGCACGCCTGGCCAAGCTGCGGCACGACGTGACGCTGGTGGAGGCCGGAGACCGCCTCGGTGGGCGGCTGCACGGGCACACCGTGAACGGCGCGACCTGGCAGCTCGACCTCGACACCGTGACCCTGCCGGGCGTGTTCCGCGACCTGTTCCGCAAGTCCGGCCGCCCCCTCGAGCGCGTCCTCGAGCTCACCAAGACCGATGGCCGGCGCCACGTCTTCAGGGACGGCACGATCCTCGACCTGCCGCTGGGCAACCGCGGCGACCAGCACGAGGCCGTCACCGCCGCCCTCGGCACGGACGAGTGGTCCCCCTGGGTCGACCGGTTCGCCGAGCCGTGGGACGTCATCCGGCGCTCCGCCCTCGACGAGGTGTTCCCCGGACGGGCGGCGGTCGACCGGGCGATGCGCAAGGCGCTCAAGCCGCGGCGCACGATCCGGGCCCTCGACAAGGAGCTCGCCGACGAGCGGCTCGCCAAGATCGTGCTCGACCCCGTCCGCCTCGCGGGCCAGGACTGGCGGGCGACCCCGGCGTTCACCGCGGTCGTCCACTACGTCGAGCGGTCGTTCGGTCGCTGGCGCTTCGAGGGCGGGTCCCCCGGCCTCGCGGGGGCCCTGGAGAAGCGGCTGGCCGAGCGCCGGGTCACCGTCGAGCTGGGTGAGTCGGCGCACGAGCTGGTCCTCGCCGGCGGGCAGGTGACCGGCGTCGTGACCGATCGACGGACGCTCCCGGCCGACGTCGTGGTCTGGGCGGCACCCACCTGGCCCGCTCCCCTGCCGGCCCCGAGGGCGCTGCCGGTCATCCCGGCCTCCCGGACCCTCGTCACTCTCTCCCCCGACGCCCCGCCGCTCCCGGACGAGGTGCTCGTGCACACCAACCCGCCGATCCGGCTCTGGTCGAACGGCGGGGGCCGGTGGACGCTCGAGCACCGCAGCGGCGAGGACCCGCTGCGCGCCCTCGTGCGTGCCGGGATCGACCTGCGCCCGTTCGTGACGGACCGCATCGACCTGGCCCCCCGGGACCTCGTCGTCCTCGGGCACTGGGGCTGGGCGTGGAACACCTGGACGACTGCGCTGGACCTGCCCGGTGTCGCGCCGTCCGGCGGCGTCTACTTCGCCGGGGCGCACGCCCATCCGGGCGGGACGCTCGAGGCGATCGGCATGGCGACCGCCGCGATCGCCGCGGACGTCGGCCCGGCTCCTCGCTGA
- a CDS encoding class I SAM-dependent methyltransferase, producing the protein MGPVRSELMWQAVVDAVEIAGSGDPLDVLDLGGGTGGDAVRLAQLGHRVTVVDPSPDALASLHRRGVEAGPSGAVRGVQGDASDLLDHVGPASFDLVVCHGVLEHVDDPGVALSTVGTVLRPGGHVSVVVAGRNAAVAARALAGDFVTAQTLLGRTVDTWDVRTMGARRFVPSELEELLTTRGFTPVEANGLRVFADLVPSAIVDTEPGARDALYALERLVRSCPEFSGLSAGLQSIARLDSVEAPPNPGGNSATL; encoded by the coding sequence ATGGGTCCGGTCCGCTCCGAGCTGATGTGGCAGGCAGTCGTCGACGCGGTCGAGATCGCCGGTTCCGGCGATCCTCTGGACGTGCTCGACCTGGGCGGCGGCACCGGCGGCGACGCCGTGCGTCTCGCCCAGCTGGGACATCGCGTCACCGTCGTCGATCCCAGCCCCGACGCCCTCGCCTCGCTGCACCGCCGCGGCGTCGAGGCCGGCCCGTCCGGAGCCGTGCGCGGGGTGCAGGGCGACGCGAGCGACCTCCTGGACCATGTCGGCCCCGCGTCGTTCGACCTGGTGGTCTGTCACGGCGTGCTGGAGCACGTCGACGACCCCGGCGTGGCGCTCTCCACCGTGGGCACGGTGCTTCGCCCCGGGGGACACGTGAGCGTCGTGGTCGCCGGTCGCAATGCCGCCGTCGCCGCACGCGCGCTGGCGGGTGACTTCGTGACCGCCCAGACGCTCCTCGGCCGGACCGTCGACACGTGGGACGTCCGCACGATGGGGGCCCGCCGATTCGTGCCGAGCGAGCTCGAGGAGCTGCTCACCACCCGCGGATTCACCCCGGTGGAGGCCAACGGCCTGCGGGTCTTCGCGGACCTCGTGCCCAGCGCGATCGTGGACACCGAGCCCGGTGCGCGGGACGCCCTCTACGCCCTGGAGCGACTAGTGCGCAGCTGCCCGGAGTTCTCAGGACTTTCGGCTGGTCTGCAGTCGATAGCCCGCCTAGACTCTGTAGAAGCACCACCTAATCCAGGAGGCAACAGTGCCACTCTCTGA